In the genome of Triticum urartu cultivar G1812 chromosome 5, Tu2.1, whole genome shotgun sequence, one region contains:
- the LOC125511143 gene encoding receptor kinase-like protein Xa21 isoform X1 produces MKVTAKTRQLLLLVLVACTAHAAICSSSSLHGNETDRLSLLGFKNAISLDPQQVFMSWNDSTHFCNWEGVLCRTKKTLPHRVTSLNLTSRGLVGVGHISPTLGNLSFLHSLALTENSLTGEIPPSLGHLRRLQTLHLENNTLQGRIPSFANCSKLKDLRFSFNNLVGQFPADLPPRLQLLKLPANNLTGTIPASLANITTLKVISFAYNHFKGNIPSEFADLSSLQTLYVGINQLTGRFPQAILNLSTLVGLSLALNGLSGEVPPNLCSSLPNLQILQLGANLFRGHIPSSLANASNLIFIDLSRNHFTGSVPKIGKLTNLAHLNLERNQLQAHSREDWEFLDSLGNCTELQVFGMGWNRLSGQVPSSLGNLSSQIQRLYLNENQL; encoded by the coding sequence ATGAAGGTTACTGCTAAGACCCGACAGTTGCTTCTCTTGGTGTTGGTGGCTTGCACTGCACATGCCGCCATCTGCAGCTCCTCCTCCTTGCATGGAAACGAGACAGATCGACTATCACTGCTGGGATTCAAAAATGCAATCAGTCTCGATCCGCAGCAAGTCTTCATGTCCTGGAATGATAGCACACACTTCTGCAACTGGGAAGGTGTCTTGTGCAGGACAAAGAAGACTCTACCACATCGTGTCACTTCTCTAAACCTTACAAGCCGAGGTTTGGTAGGAGTAGGACACATCTCTCCTACACTTGGGAACCTTTCATTCTTGCACTCTCTAGCCCTGACGGAAAACTCACTTACCGGGGAGATTCCACCCTCCCTTGGTCACTTGCGCCGCCTCCAAACCTTGCACTTGGAAAATAACACACTGCAAGGTAGGATACCGAGTTTTGCAAACTGCTCGAAGCTCAAGGATCTGCGTTTTTCATTTAACAATCTAGTTGGCCAATTTCCTGCTGATTTGCCTCCTCGCCTTCAGCTGTTAAAACTTCCAGCTAATAACCTCACTGGCACCATCCCAGCTTCTCTTGCCAATATCACAACACTAAAAGTGATTTCCTTTGCATATAATCACTTCAAGGGAAATATCCCAAGTGAGTTTGCAGACTTGTCCAGCTTGCAGACCCTGTATGTTGGTATCAATCAGCTCACAGGTAGGTTTCCCCAAGCCATCTTGAATCTTTCTACACTTGTCGGCCTTTCCCTTGCTCTCAATGGTCTAAGTGGGGAGGTACCACCAAATTTATGTTCCTCACTTCCCAATCTCCAGATACTTCAATTGGGAGCCAACTTGTTTCGAGGGCACATTCCTAGTTCACTTGCTAATGCTTCCAATCTAATCTTCATTGATTTGAGCCGAAACCACTTCACCGGATCGGTGCCCAAGATTGGCAAACTTACCAACCTCGCACATTTGAATCTTGAAAGAAATCAACTCCAAGCACATAGCAGGGAAGATTGGGAGTTTTTGGACAGCTTAGGCAACTGTACGGAGCTACAAGTGTTCGGGATGGGTTGGAATCGTCTATCAGGGCAGGTACCAAGTTCATTAGGCAACCTTTCGAGTCAAATCCAACGTCTATACTTGAATGAAAATCAACTATAG
- the LOC125511143 gene encoding probable LRR receptor-like serine/threonine-protein kinase At3g47570 isoform X2, with the protein MTQRMSIMVDVADAMEYLHHNNQGTMVHCDLKPSNILLDDNMTVHVGDFGLARFKVGSTVLSLGNPNSSSVGLMGTIGYAAPEYASGGQVSTAADVYSFGVVLLEIFLGRRPTDDMFKDGLSIVKFTEISLPDRVIEIIDPQLIQELELCHDTPIGLNGKGVCSLLCMLNIGLCCTKTSPGIRINMQEVAAKLHGIRDAYIIEN; encoded by the exons ATGACTCAAAGGATGAGCATTATGGTGGATGTAGCAGATGCAATGGAGTACCTACACCATAACAATCAAGGAACAATGGTTCATTGTGATCTGAAGCCTAGCAACATTCTTTTGGATGACAATATGACAGTTCATGTTGGAGACTTTGGCTTGGCAAGATTCAAAGTTGGTTCCACGGTGTTATCTCTTGGTAACCCAAACTCTTCTTCGGTTGGACTAATGGGGACGATCGGATACGCTGCTCCAG AATATGCAAGTGGTGGTCAAGTTTCAACCGCCGCAGATGTTTACAGCTTTGGTGTTGTCCTCCTCGAGATATTCCTTGGGAGAAGGCCAACTGATGACATGTTTAAGGATGGACTGAGTATTGTGAAGTTTACAGAGATCAGTTTACCTGATAGAGTAATTGAGATTATCGATCCTCAACTGATACAAGAGTTGGAGCTTTGTCATGATACTCCAATTGGTTTGAATGGAAAAGGTGTATGCTCTCTGCTATGTATGCTAAACATTGGTCTTTGCTGCACCAAGACATCTCCGGGTATTCGCATCAACATGCAAGAGGTGGCTGCCAAGCTACATGGTATCAGAGATGCATATATCATAGAGAACTGA